The Bacteroidia bacterium genomic interval GGATTCCTGCTGGTTATTCAGAAGCATTTTATAAAGGGAAAAAATATGGATTGAGTAAAGAAATATTCAACCAGGGCAAATCTTTTAAAATTTTTGCAGAAGAATTAGGAGGCAATGATTTCATCAGCTTCAACTATTACCTGAGCAGCAAAAAGGAATACTTAAAACCCTGTGAAATGCCTGCAGAGAAGGTTATAGCCTTCCTAAAAGAAGCAAAAGTTAAGTAAACGCACTTACATTCAACATAAAAATTTCATTCCATTAAATCCCCTTTTATATTGTAGCCTAAGCCCTTAATTAACTGCTACAATGGAACTCCCCAGGAACAGACTCAAAGAAAAATTACAATCCGGATATGTCAGTTATGGCATATGGCATGGAATGGTAGATACCTATGCTGCTGAAATATGTGCTGGCGCAGGTTTCGACTGGGTGATGATAGATGGGGAACATACTCCCTTTGATTTCAGGTCCATGTTGATTCATGCCCAGGTAATGGCAGCCCACGAAAGTGCAGTTTTTGTTCGGCCCCCTATAGGTGATCCCGTAATGCTTAAGCAATTATTGGATGCAGGCATTCAGAACTTCCTGATCCCCATGGTCGAAAGTGCAGAACAGGCAAAAGAATTAGTTGCTGCCATTCATTATCCTCCCAAAGGGAAAAGAGGAGTTGGAGCAGCCCTGGGTAGAGCTTCCCAATGGGCAAGAATTCCAGACTATATAAAAACAGCCGCAAAAGAGCTATGCCTGATTCTTCAAGTGGAATCCGTAAAAGGCATGAAGGAGCTGGAAAACATTTGCCAACTGGATGGAGTTGATGGGGTATTCATTGGGCCCGCAGATTTGGCAGCTTCTATGGGGTATCCGGGGGAACAAGTACGAGATGAAGTGAGAGAAGAAGTCAAAAGAGGGCTGCATATCATCAAATCGCATAATAAAATCACCGGAGTCCTTGCTTTCTCAGAACCCTATATTCAGGAATATACAGAAGCTGGCGCCAATTATATTGCCATTTGTTCTGATTCCTTGATGCTAGCGGAAAGTAGTTCAAATATGGCCCGGAAATATGTAAAGGAATAAGTCTTAGCTGGGATTAACTCCATGGAGAAATACGATGCAGTAGTCATAGGATCAGGACCCAACGGATTGGCAGCAGCCATAGAAATGGCTCGTCATCAATTGAAAGTCCTGGTACTTGAGATGTCGGAGGAAATTGGGGGAGGAACCCGAACGGCAGAACTGACTCTGCCCGGTTTCAAACATGACTTCTGTTCCGCTGTACACCCCACAGGCATTCTTTCTCCTTATCTAAAAGAATTACCCCTCGAAAAACATGGCTTGAAATGGCTTTTTCCCGAGCTATCTGTCGCTCATCCCCTGGATGATGAAGCTGCTGTTCTTTTATCTAAAGATCTGGATGCAACTGCTGCCGGATTGGGAAAGGATGCCAAATACTGGAAAAGACTGTTCGGCTATCTGAGTAAAAATGGAGAAGAAATACTAAAAGACAGCTTCAAAGCTTTAGGGGTGCCAAAGAATCCTGTTTCATTGGCAAGATTTGGACTCAATGCTTTTCTCCCCGCAAATGCCTATGCAAAATTCGTCCTGAAAGAAAAGAGAAGCAGGGCTCTTTTTGCAGGTTGCGCCGCCCATAGTTTATTGCCTTTTGATTTTCTATTTAGCTCCGCACTTGGGATCATGTTTGCCATGAGTGCTCATATGGTAGACTGGCCGGTCGCAGAAGGAGGATCGCATAGCATCACGAAAGCAATGGCTGCCTACCTCAAAGAATTGGGAGGCGAGATTCAGACCGGTATAAAAGTCGAGCATTGGAAACAATTGCCCGAAGCCAAAGCATATTTGTTCAATACCGATCCCTATCAATTGGCCCATATTGCAGAGGAGAAATTACCGAAGAGCTATACCAAAAGACTCAGAAAATACAATTTTGGAATGGGCTCCTTTAAACTGGATTGGGCATTGGATGGACCGATTCCCTGGAAGGATCCCAATTGCCTGAAAGCTTCGACTGTTCACATCGGGGGAACGATAGAAGAAATTGCATACGGAGAAAAAATGGCCTGGCAAGGCAAATATGTAGATCAACCCTATGTCCTCCTTTGCCAACAAAGTCAAATAGATCCCAGCAGAGCCCCGGAAGGCAAACATACCGGCTATG includes:
- a CDS encoding peptide methionine sulfoxide reductase, giving the protein MDLLPYIQRIPAGYSEAFYKGKKYGLSKEIFNQGKSFKIFAEELGGNDFISFNYYLSSKKEYLKPCEMPAEKVIAFLKEAKVK
- a CDS encoding aldolase/citrate lyase family protein, encoding MELPRNRLKEKLQSGYVSYGIWHGMVDTYAAEICAGAGFDWVMIDGEHTPFDFRSMLIHAQVMAAHESAVFVRPPIGDPVMLKQLLDAGIQNFLIPMVESAEQAKELVAAIHYPPKGKRGVGAALGRASQWARIPDYIKTAAKELCLILQVESVKGMKELENICQLDGVDGVFIGPADLAASMGYPGEQVRDEVREEVKRGLHIIKSHNKITGVLAFSEPYIQEYTEAGANYIAICSDSLMLAESSSNMARKYVKE
- a CDS encoding NAD(P)/FAD-dependent oxidoreductase encodes the protein MEKYDAVVIGSGPNGLAAAIEMARHQLKVLVLEMSEEIGGGTRTAELTLPGFKHDFCSAVHPTGILSPYLKELPLEKHGLKWLFPELSVAHPLDDEAAVLLSKDLDATAAGLGKDAKYWKRLFGYLSKNGEEILKDSFKALGVPKNPVSLARFGLNAFLPANAYAKFVLKEKRSRALFAGCAAHSLLPFDFLFSSALGIMFAMSAHMVDWPVAEGGSHSITKAMAAYLKELGGEIQTGIKVEHWKQLPEAKAYLFNTDPYQLAHIAEEKLPKSYTKRLRKYNFGMGSFKLDWALDGPIPWKDPNCLKASTVHIGGTIEEIAYGEKMAWQGKYVDQPYVLLCQQSQIDPSRAPEGKHTGYAYIHVPQGSDKDCTEIIENQVERFAPGFKDIILARHKTFPSDFHQYNPNYFGGAIAGGAADISQLFSRPIARLNPYTTPNPSIYICSASTPPGGGVHGMCGYWAARAALQKQFNIKTKHIWDHSQE